From a single Apium graveolens cultivar Ventura chromosome 2, ASM990537v1, whole genome shotgun sequence genomic region:
- the LOC141706172 gene encoding casparian strip membrane protein 3-like encodes MDSSHKSGEMAINITESKSTKGKSAAVAPATIIATTKATENPKGGWKRGVGIFDFLLRICAIGAALAATATMGTTDQTLPFFTQFLQFQASYDDLPAFTYFVIANGIASAYLVLSLPFSIVCIVRPHIVGARLLLLILDTVMVALTTSAAAAAASIVYLAHNGNPNTNWNAICQQFNDFCQRVSGAVVASFIAAFIFMFLVVLSAVALRRN; translated from the exons ATGGACTCTTCACATAAGAGCGGCGAAATGGCAATTAACATTACTGAATCAAAATCTACGAAAGGGAAATCCGCTGCTGTTGCTCCGGCCACTATCATAGCCACGACAAAAGCCACAGAAAATCCAAAAGGGGGATGGAAACGAGGGGTGGGAATATTCGACTTCTTATTGAGAATTTGTGCGATTGGAGCAGCTTTGGCAGCTACGGCTACAATGGGAACTACTGATCAGACTCTCCCTTTCTTCACTCAGTTCCTTCAGTTCCAAGCTAGCTATGATGATCTCCCAGCTTTCAC GTATTTCGTGATTGCAAATGGAATAGCTAGCGCATATCTTGTCCTCTCATTGCCGTTTTCCATTGTTTGCATTGTTCGTCCACATATTGTTGGAGCAAGGCTTCTCCTTCTCATTTTAGATACC GTGATGGTGGCGTTAACAACatctgctgctgctgctgcggCTTCTATTGTGTATTTGGCGCATAATGGAAATCCAAACACCAACTGGAATGCCATTTGTCAGCAATTCAATGACTTCTGCCAGAGGGTGAGCGGAGCAGTGGTGGCGTCCTTTATTGCAGCTTTCATCTTCATGTTTCTTGTTGTCTTGTCTGCGGTTGCTCTCCGAAGAAACTAG